In a genomic window of Streptomyces sp. BHT-5-2:
- a CDS encoding prolyl oligopeptidase family serine peptidase, whose protein sequence is MPDRFRFPPTPTRPEFNEIGGIGFTDPYQWLEEDSDATRAWEAAQDRLARDLLHTDPPWSLALAATRRFNASALHHRPPELHGRRWFVEHVPEGRALPVLDVADSPDVSTTSASARRVLDLAVETAGLPLREPATMQWQPSPDGGLLAYQFSGPGRETLFRVRDVDSGEVLVDGLPETGVYRVGWLPDGRRFFVVVIDGERPQRCPGLFQVTLAASGSRPTVCREDLPSEFPARGVSVSADGRWALAHGPGRPYYVRDLTASGAEWRPFLRGSRSVFRGGIVGDEFIAVTDDGAPCGRVVALPLSGPGRDRSGWRELLPPGDTVLFSITPVGRELVLAELANGATRLRRISCQGAPLGEIPLPEPGMAWPGGGRDGGLVTPAGNGCTFAFSSLTRSPAAYRYDLATERLLPLSEPRAVVADAVTRSGTAHSADGTVVPYKIVARADVDLGTPQPLIISGYGALNIAWPPAYLFALPAAWVELGGVYVHAHLRGGGEFGTDWWRAARRETKQRTFDDLHAVATDLIRHGHTTPGRLGVFGYSIGALTAVVAVTQRPDLYRACVAALPVLDLLRCRRDPVTMADIVSVDFGDPDDPTDAAVLHRYSPYHQVRDAVGYPAVLLDCGTADRSCPAWHGRKMAARLQRATSSRHPVLLRIRQAGHTVEISPEDALLREAEQLAFLIGELGLDVT, encoded by the coding sequence GTGCCCGACCGGTTCCGGTTCCCACCCACACCGACTCGCCCGGAGTTCAACGAGATCGGCGGGATCGGCTTCACCGACCCGTACCAGTGGCTGGAGGAGGACAGCGACGCAACGCGCGCCTGGGAGGCGGCGCAAGACCGGCTCGCCCGCGACCTGCTGCACACCGACCCGCCCTGGAGCCTGGCGCTCGCCGCCACCCGACGGTTCAACGCAAGTGCGCTGCACCACCGCCCGCCGGAACTCCACGGGCGCCGCTGGTTCGTGGAGCACGTGCCCGAGGGCCGCGCGCTTCCGGTGCTCGACGTCGCCGATTCCCCCGACGTGTCGACGACTTCAGCCTCGGCCCGCCGTGTGCTGGATCTCGCCGTGGAGACGGCGGGGCTGCCCCTGCGCGAGCCGGCCACCATGCAGTGGCAGCCGTCGCCCGACGGCGGGTTGCTCGCCTACCAGTTCTCCGGCCCCGGGCGGGAAACGCTGTTCCGTGTCCGCGACGTGGACTCCGGTGAGGTCCTCGTCGACGGGTTGCCCGAGACGGGCGTCTACCGGGTCGGCTGGCTGCCGGACGGTCGGCGGTTCTTCGTCGTGGTCATCGACGGGGAGCGGCCGCAACGGTGCCCGGGGCTCTTCCAGGTCACCCTCGCCGCGTCCGGCTCGCGGCCGACCGTCTGTCGGGAGGACCTGCCGTCGGAGTTCCCGGCCCGCGGGGTGAGTGTCTCCGCCGACGGTCGGTGGGCACTGGCTCATGGCCCCGGCAGGCCGTACTACGTACGCGACCTCACGGCGTCCGGCGCGGAGTGGCGGCCGTTCCTCCGGGGCTCCCGCTCGGTGTTCCGCGGTGGGATCGTCGGCGACGAGTTCATCGCGGTCACCGACGACGGCGCACCGTGCGGAAGGGTCGTCGCCCTGCCGTTGTCCGGCCCGGGCCGGGACCGCAGCGGCTGGCGCGAACTGCTCCCACCGGGAGACACGGTGCTGTTCTCGATCACCCCGGTGGGCCGGGAGCTGGTCCTGGCCGAGCTGGCGAACGGCGCGACCCGGCTGCGCCGGATCTCCTGCCAGGGCGCACCCCTGGGCGAAATCCCGCTCCCCGAACCGGGGATGGCATGGCCGGGCGGCGGCCGGGACGGTGGACTGGTCACACCGGCCGGCAACGGTTGCACCTTCGCCTTCTCCTCCCTCACCCGGTCTCCGGCGGCCTATCGGTACGATCTGGCCACCGAGAGGCTGCTGCCGCTCAGCGAGCCGCGAGCCGTCGTCGCGGATGCCGTGACCCGCAGCGGAACCGCACACAGCGCCGACGGAACGGTGGTCCCGTACAAGATCGTCGCCCGCGCCGACGTCGATCTCGGCACGCCGCAACCGCTCATCATCAGTGGCTACGGCGCCCTCAACATCGCCTGGCCACCGGCTTACCTGTTCGCGCTGCCCGCAGCCTGGGTCGAACTGGGCGGCGTCTACGTCCACGCGCACCTGCGCGGCGGCGGGGAGTTCGGCACCGACTGGTGGCGCGCGGCCCGCCGCGAGACCAAGCAGCGCACGTTCGACGATCTGCACGCGGTGGCCACCGACCTGATCCGCCACGGCCACACCACACCCGGGCGGCTCGGCGTCTTCGGCTACTCGATCGGCGCACTGACCGCAGTCGTCGCGGTGACCCAGCGCCCCGACCTGTACCGGGCGTGCGTGGCCGCGCTCCCCGTACTGGACCTCCTCCGCTGCCGGCGGGATCCGGTCACCATGGCCGACATCGTCTCCGTGGACTTCGGGGACCCGGACGACCCCACCGACGCGGCCGTCCTGCACCGCTACTCCCCGTACCACCAGGTGCGCGACGCCGTCGGCTACCCGGCCGTGCTCCTCGACTGCGGGACCGCCGACCGCAGTTGTCCCGCCTGGCACGGCCGCAAGATGGCAGCCCGCCTCCAACGGGCCACGTCTTCACGGCATCCGGTACTGCTGCGGATCCGGCAGGCCGGACACACCGTGGAGATCTCGCCGGAAGATGCACTACTGCGCGAGGCCGAACAACTGGCCTTCCTGATCGGCGAGCTCGGCCTCGACGTCACATAG
- a CDS encoding calcium-binding protein, with protein sequence MRKPTAAQLDAMVAEAIVDAYDEDEQLDAFHAVLEDRLALPFDTTVLGAPVTVTALQLRSGSGIVALCKRGRHRQAIGILDLPLPEPAPEGWAWVEAYRHWAP encoded by the coding sequence ATGAGGAAGCCCACCGCGGCCCAACTCGATGCCATGGTCGCTGAGGCGATCGTGGACGCCTATGACGAGGACGAACAACTCGACGCCTTCCACGCGGTACTCGAAGACCGCCTTGCCCTCCCGTTCGACACCACCGTCCTCGGTGCCCCGGTCACCGTCACCGCCCTCCAACTTCGGTCCGGCAGCGGCATCGTCGCTCTCTGCAAACGCGGCAGGCACCGCCAGGCGATCGGCATCCTCGACCTGCCGCTACCCGAACCAGCGCCTGAAGGGTGGGCGTGGGTGGAGGCCTACCGGCACTGGGCCCCCTGA
- a CDS encoding VOC family protein, which produces MDILGTSLRVCVGNLDAAVTVYERLTGAEAIRFQRGGVAVAAVGCFFLMSGPEAELSVLRKITATLAVKDVDEAVADLTAVGADIIAGPLSTPIGRNLIARHPDGSVFEYVDRAQGS; this is translated from the coding sequence ATGGACATTCTGGGGACCTCTCTTCGGGTATGTGTCGGCAATCTCGATGCCGCGGTCACGGTCTACGAACGGCTGACCGGCGCCGAGGCGATCCGCTTCCAGCGGGGCGGGGTGGCGGTCGCCGCGGTCGGGTGCTTCTTCCTGATGAGCGGCCCCGAGGCGGAGCTGTCGGTGCTGCGGAAGATCACTGCGACGCTCGCCGTGAAGGACGTCGACGAGGCGGTGGCCGATCTCACCGCGGTCGGCGCGGACATCATCGCCGGGCCGCTGTCCACCCCCATCGGCCGCAATCTGATTGCCCGTCATCCCGACGGCTCGGTCTTCGAATACGTCGACCGCGCGCAGGGCTCCTAG
- a CDS encoding methyltransferase domain-containing protein, protein MPQESAVYTHGHHESVLRSHTWRTAANSAGYLLDSLLPDMQILDIGCGPGTITADLAALVPDGQVTGLDHAPGILDQARATAAARGVENIRFTTGDVHALDFPDDTFCVTHAHQVLQHVGDPVQALREMRRVTKPGGIVAARDADYATFTWYPEVDGMDDWLDLYRRVARANGGVPDAGRRLHAWARRAGFPQENITATAGTWCYQTPEERAWWSDLWAERTVASSYAEIAIDGGHATEDDLTRIAAAWREWGTRQDGWFAMLHGEIRCRV, encoded by the coding sequence ATGCCGCAGGAATCCGCCGTCTACACCCACGGGCACCACGAGTCCGTACTGCGCTCGCACACCTGGCGCACCGCCGCCAACTCGGCGGGGTACCTGCTGGATTCACTCCTGCCCGACATGCAAATCCTGGACATCGGCTGCGGCCCCGGCACCATCACCGCCGACCTGGCGGCCCTGGTGCCGGACGGTCAGGTCACCGGCCTGGACCACGCACCCGGCATCCTGGACCAGGCCCGCGCCACGGCCGCCGCCCGCGGAGTCGAGAACATCCGCTTCACGACCGGCGACGTCCACGCCCTGGACTTCCCGGACGACACCTTCTGCGTGACGCACGCCCACCAAGTCCTGCAGCACGTGGGCGATCCGGTGCAGGCGCTGCGCGAGATGCGCCGCGTCACCAAGCCGGGCGGCATCGTCGCCGCCCGCGATGCGGACTACGCCACCTTCACCTGGTACCCGGAGGTGGACGGCATGGACGACTGGCTGGACCTGTACCGCCGGGTGGCCCGCGCCAACGGCGGAGTACCGGACGCCGGACGCCGACTGCACGCCTGGGCACGCCGGGCCGGCTTCCCGCAGGAGAACATCACCGCGACCGCGGGCACCTGGTGCTACCAGACCCCCGAGGAGCGAGCCTGGTGGTCCGATCTGTGGGCGGAGCGCACGGTGGCCTCCTCCTACGCCGAGATCGCGATCGACGGCGGGCACGCCACCGAGGACGACCTGACCCGGATCGCCGCGGCCTGGCGGGAGTGGGGCACTCGGCAGGACGGCTGGTTCGCCATGCTGCACGGCGAAATCCGGTGCCGTGTCTGA
- a CDS encoding N-acetyltransferase, whose translation MSWVVRRREDVDLDVCVAVLGEVHAHSGYPHHWPDDPVRWLTPEGLTAAWVVESGGTVFGHAALCGHEVSRLYVAPGARGHGLGTRLMAVVEAEAAARGLRLVLEVKTSDTSAVALYERRGWVRRGTERQEWRMARAAPEAVEVVEVHRYEAPVGGGREVEV comes from the coding sequence ATGTCGTGGGTGGTTCGGCGGCGGGAAGATGTTGATCTTGACGTCTGTGTGGCGGTGCTCGGTGAGGTGCACGCGCACAGCGGCTATCCCCATCACTGGCCCGACGATCCGGTTCGGTGGCTCACTCCCGAAGGGCTGACGGCTGCCTGGGTCGTCGAGTCGGGCGGGACGGTGTTCGGCCATGCCGCGCTGTGCGGACATGAGGTCAGCCGGCTTTACGTTGCGCCCGGCGCCCGGGGGCACGGACTCGGCACGCGGCTGATGGCCGTCGTCGAGGCGGAGGCGGCGGCTCGTGGGCTGCGGCTCGTACTGGAAGTGAAGACCTCCGACACGTCGGCCGTTGCGCTGTACGAGCGCCGGGGCTGGGTGCGGCGCGGCACCGAGCGTCAGGAGTGGCGCATGGCACGGGCGGCACCGGAAGCGGTGGAGGTGGTGGAGGTGCATCGGTATGAGGCGCCGGTGGGTGGGGGGAGGGAAGTGGAGGTTTAG